In a single window of the Cucurbita pepo subsp. pepo cultivar mu-cu-16 chromosome LG18, ASM280686v2, whole genome shotgun sequence genome:
- the LOC111780120 gene encoding 50S ribosomal protein L35, chloroplastic-like — protein MASASATASFGLRFSPLCSRSSVRVSRSSVRLPSSNKAYSLRLSSSHNISRFGVALIQKPCHIAPSSRIRTPFTVVAAKGYKMKTHKASAKRFRVTGRGKIVRRRAGKQHLLYKKNTKRKLRLSKMHPVSRSDYDNVIGALPYLKVNRQAK, from the exons ATGGCATCTGCTTCGGCAACGGCGTCCTTTGGTCTTAGGTTTTCCCCACTGTGCTCTCGCTCATCAGTTCGCGTCTCTCGTAGTTCTGTCCGGCTCCCGTCGTCGAACAAGGCGTACTCGTTGAGGCTTAGTTCCTCCCACAACATTTCCAGGTTTGGAGTCGCTTTAATTCAGAAGCCATGTCACATTGCTCCCAGTTCTCGAATTCGTACTCCCTTCACTGTTGTCGCTGCCAAAGGGTACAAAATGAAAACCCACAAG GCTTCAGCAAAGCGATTCAGAGTAACGGGTCGAGGGAAAATCGTTCGGAGGAGAGCTGGAAAGCAGCATTTGCTGTACAAGAAGAACACAAAGAGGAAACTACGGCTTTCCAAAATG CACCCAGTGAGCCGGAGTGACTACGATAATGTGATTGGTGCTTTGCCGTACCTGAAGGTGAATAGGCAGGCCAAGTAG
- the LOC111780119 gene encoding AP2-like ethylene-responsive transcription factor At1g16060 produces the protein MAKSTSQQLQIRESNNNVNKNIVMKTKTKRTRRSVPRDSPPQRSSIYRGVTRHRWTGRYEAHLWDKNCWNESQNKKGRQVYLGAYDEEEAAAHAYDLAALKYWGQETILNFPLSTYQKELKEMEGQSREEYIGSLRRKSSGFSRGVSKYRGVARHHHNGRWEARIGRVFGNKYLYLGTYATQEEAATAYDIAAIEYRGLNAVTNFDLSRYIKWLKPCNDVVYASDHTLNIDSVLPSPKQELDLGLFPADQNQSSTDSATAEPIALPPSHRPTTTSTSALGLLLQSSKFKEMMEMNSATECPSTPSSAEKLERRRCLFPDDVQTFFACDSSGSYCYGEADDAIFSDFNCFVPPPPSHYDFDD, from the exons ATGGCGAAATCCACATCGCAACAACTTCAGATTAGAGAATCGAACAacaatgtaaataaaaatattgtaatgAAGACGAAAACAAAGCGAACTCGGAGGAGCGTACCGAGAGATTCGCCTCCTCAACGAAGCTCCATTTACCGCGGCGTTACTAG GCATCGATGGACGGGGAGATATGAGGCTCATTTGTGGGATAAGAATTGCTGGAATGAATCGCAGAACAAGAAAGGAAGACAAg TTTATCTTG GTGCATACGATGAGGAGGAAGCGGCAGCCCATGCGTACGACCTTGCAGCACTTAAATACTGGGGCCAAGAAACCATTCTTAATTTTCcg CTCTCGACGTATCAAAAAGAGCTGAAGGAAATGGAGGGACAGTCGAGGGAAGAATACATTGGGTCGTTGAGAAG AAAAAGTAGTGGGTTTTCTCGTGGGGTTTCCAAATACAGAGGCGTTGCCAG GCACCATCACAATGGTAGATGGGAAGCTCGAATTGGCAGGGTGTTTGGCAATAAGTATCTCTATCTTGGAACATATG CGACGCAAGAAGAAGCAGCCACGGCGTACGATATCGCAGCCATAGAATACCGTGGACTCAACGCCGTCACCAATTTCGACCTGAGCCGTTACATTAAGTGGCTAAAACCCTGCAACGACGTCGTTTACGCCAGCGACCACACTCTAAATATTGACTCTGTCCTCCCAAGCCCTAAACAAGAACTGGACCTAGGGCTCTTCCCGGCGGACCAAAACCAAAGCAGCACCGATTCGGCGACGGCGGAACCAATTGCCTTACCTCCATCCCACAGACCGACCACCACCAGCACGTCAGCTCTCGGCCTCCTGCTACAATCTTCCAAGTTCAAGGAAATGATGGAGATGAATTCGGCAACGGAGTGTCCGTCGACGCCGTCGTCAGCGGAGAAGCTCGAACGGCGACGGTGCTTGTTTCCCGATGATGTTCAGACTTTCTTTGCCTGCGATAGCTCGGGATCTTACTGCTATGGAGAAGCGGATGATGCAATTTTTAGCGATTTCAACTGTTTCgtaccgccgccgccgtcgcATTACGATTTTGACGATTAG
- the LOC111780121 gene encoding histone-lysine N-methyltransferase ASHR3-like, with amino-acid sequence MPDLGNLSLSAALTLTRCPNIKPVIDPTDITSSLLCDDSVKSLPTGSIWGQGFQCSFPNDDEVGRGCGIRVSSQSGDALDRSKRHYGGKNLEDHVKSWVRRKQESGVPESRCSFPFLEGARKMVEKECLCCRRYIFPGEEVECSIRGCGGVYHVICAKESLGFSGHRKFKCPQHECFICKQRLHWKCIRCTIASHDKCAPWPDKVMHLNNQPGKAICWRHPTDWRVDLKHAVTTNDIEEVFCRLPLPYVDEEFKIDITWKDMEKKMEPPPYTHIRRNIYLVKKKRDSGVADGIGCTNCKSECSDDCVCRVQCISCSKACHCRDTCTNRPFRKEKKIKIVKTEYCGWGVEAAESIGKGEFVIEYIGEVIDDALCEQRLWDMKYKGMKNFYMCEIRKDFTIDATFKGNASRFLNHSCDPNCSLEKWQVEGETRVGVFAARSIEVGEPLTYDYRFVQFGPEVKCHCGASNCQRFLGSKKRITAMDLFWGTKRRRTSAARITGITV; translated from the exons ATGCCAGACTTGGGTAATCTTTCACTCTCTGCAGCTCTTACGCTCACTCGGTGCCCTAATATCAAACCTGTTATTGATCCTACTGATATTACATCTTCCCTCCTCTGCGACGATTCTGTTAAATCTCTGCCTACTGGTAGTATTTGGGGGCAGGGGTTTCAATGTTCATTTCCCAACGATGATGAGGTCGGCAGAGGCTGtgggattagggtttcgagcCAGAGCGGAGACGCGTTGGACAGATCTAAAAGGCATTATGGAGGGAAGAATTTGGAAGACCATGTGAAATCTTGGGTTCGTAGAAAGCAAGAGTCCGGCGTTCCCGAGTCTCGTTgttcatttccatttcttgAAGGCGCTCGGAAAATG GTAGAAAAAGAATGTTTATGTTGCCGGAGATATATATTTCCCGGAGAGGAGGTCGAATGCAGTATTCGTGGCTGTGGAGGAGTTTACCATGTAATATGTGCCAAGGAAAGCTTGGGATTCTCAGGTCACAGGAAGTTCAAGTGCCCTCAACAT GAATGCTTTATATGCAAACAAAGATTACATTGGAAGTGCATACGCTGCACTATAGCATCGCATGATAAATGTGCACCATGGCCGGATAAAGTGATGCATTTAAATAATCAACCTGGAAAAGCCATCTGCTGGAGGCATCCAACCGACTGGCGAGTGGACTTAAAG CATGCAGTGACAACAAATGACATAGAG GAGGTATTTTGTCGCTTGCCTCTTCCCTATGTTGATGAGGAATTCAAGATTGACATAACATGGAAAGATATGGAGAAAAAGATGGAGCCACCGCCATACACCCACATAAGGCGCA ATATTTATCTAGTAAAGAAAAAGCGGGATAGTGGTGTTGCTGATGGCATTGGATGCACAAACTGTAAATCTGAATGCTCTGATGACTGTGTGTGCAG GGTTCAATGCATAAGCTGTTCAAAAGCTTGCCATTGCAGAGACACTTGTACGAATAGACCATTCCGTaaggagaagaagatcaaAATTGTCAAG ACTGAATATTGTGGCTGGGGTGTGGAGGCAGCAGAGTCTATTGGTAAAGGTGAATTTGTCATCGAGTATATTGGGGAAG TTATTGATGATGCTCTATGTGAACAAAGGCTTTGGGACATGAAATATAAGGGCATGAAGAATTTCTATATGTGTGAAATTCGGAAAGACTTCACAATTGATGCAACTTTCAAGGGCAATGCATCTCGTTTTCTAAACCACAGCTGTGATCCCAACTGTAGTCTTGAGAAGTG GCAAGTTGAGGGGGAAACACGTGTTGGTGTGTTTGCTGCTCGATCAATCGAGGTTGGAGAGCCGTTAACATATGACTACAG ATTTGTGCAATTTGGACCTGAGGTGAAATGCCATTGTGGTGCTTCAAACTGTCAACGCTTTCTTGGAAGCAAAAAAAGGATAACTGCCATGGACCTCTTCTGGGGTACAAAACGCAGGAGAACGTCAGCAGCTCGCATAACTGGTATAACTGTATGA
- the LOC111780117 gene encoding probable LRR receptor-like serine/threonine-protein kinase At2g23950: protein MAFAFSRSSGNMVCCCFFFFLHFFAAMVPKLFCLIILSSAFLCLSYEPRNPEVQALINLKTALNDPHGVLSNWDEDSVDPCSWAMITCSPENLVIGLGAPSQSLSGSLSGAIGNLTNLRQVLLQNNNISGPIPIELGALPLLQTLDLSNNRFSGPIPASFAQLNGLRYLRVNNNSLSGPFPSSLAKIPQLAFLDLSFNNLSGPVPVFPARTFNVVGNPMICGNSPNEGCSGSANAVPLSFSLESSPGRLRSKRIAVALGVSLSCAFLIILALGILWRRKTQKTKTILDFNVHNQEVGLVRLGNLRNFTFKELQLATDHFSSKNILGAGGFGNVYKGKLGDGTMVAVKRLKDITGTTGESQFRTELEMISLAVHRNLLRLIGYCATSHERLLVYPYMSNGSVASRLRGKPALDWNTRKRIAIGAARGLLYLHEQCDPKIIHRDVKAANVLLDDYCEAVVGDFGLAKLLDHADSHVTTAVRGTVGHIAPEYLSTGQSSEKTDVFGFGILLIELITGMRAHEHGKTTNQKGAMLEWVKKIQQEKKVELLVDRELGNNYDQIEVGEMLQVALLCTQYLPAHRPKMSEVVRMLEGDGLVEKWAASHTHNDLNVNLFHSRNSCKSSYNPTNALKSNGNDHSSMLSLTLDDDDEERSLDSYAMELSGPR, encoded by the exons ATGGCTTTTGCATTTTCACGCTCTTCAGGCAATATGGTCTGCTgctgctttttcttttttctgcaTTTCTTCGCAGCCATGGTTCCTAAACTCTTCTGTTTGATCATTCTCTCTTCTGCCTTTCTCTGCCTTTCTTATGAACCTCGGAACCCtgaag TGCAAGCTCTGATCAATTTGAAGACGGCATTGAATGATCCGCACGGCGTGCTCAGCAATTGGGATGAGGACTCGGTGGACCCTTGTAGCTGGGCAATGATCACCTGCTCCCCTGAGAACCTCGTTATAGGACt GGGAGCTCCGAGCCAGTCTCTTTCTGGAAGCTTGTCTGGAGCGATTGGGAACCTCACTAATCTTCGCCAAGT GCTGCTGCAGAACAACAACATTTCCGGTCCAATTCCCATTGAACTTGGAGCTCTCCCGTTGCTGCAAACACTAGATCTCTCTAACAATCGGTTCTCGGGCCCAATACCAGCATCTTTTGCTCAGCTGAATGGTCTACGCTATCT GAGGGTGAACAATAATAGCTTGTCCGGGCCTTTTCCCTCGTCTTTGGCCAAAATTCCCCAGCTTGCTTTCTT GGATTTGTCTTTCAACAATCTCAGTGGACCAGTGCCTGTGTTTCCAGCCAGAACATTCAA TGTGGTGGGAAATCCAATGATATGTGGAAATAGTCCTAATGAAGGTTGCTCTGGCTCAGCCAACGCtgttcctctttctttctctctagAATCGTCCCCTG GAAGACTCAGGTCCAAAAGAATTGCAGTGGCACTTGGGGTCAGCCTCAGCTGTGCGTTTCTGATAATCCTAGCACTTGGAATTCTGTGGCGCAGAAAAACTCAGAAGACTAAAACCATCCTAGACTTCAATG TACACAATCAAGAAGTTGGCCTTGTGCGCTTAGGCAACCTCAGAAACTTCACTTTCAAGGAACTCCAGTTAGCAACAGACCATTTTAGTTCCAAAAATATACTTGGGGCTGGAGGCTTTGGTAATGTGTACAAGGGAAAGCTAGGAGATGGGACTATGGTGGCAGTCAAACGGCTAAAAGATATAACGGGTACTACTGGAGAGTCCCAGTTCCGCACAGAATTGGAGATGATTAGCCTTGCAGTTCATCGCAATTTGCTTCGCTTAATTGGTTATTGTGCCACTTCTCACGAGAGGCTCTTGGTGTACCCATACATGTCAAATGGCAGTGTAGCTTCCAGGCTCAGAG GAAAACCAGCCTTGGACTGGAACACGAGGAAGAGAATAGCAATTGGAGCAGCCAGGGGTCTGCTGTACCTCCACGAGCAATGTGATCCTAAGATAATCCATAGAGATGTGAAGGCCGCCAATGTGCTTCTAGATGACTACTGCGAAGCCGTAGTTGGTGATTTTGGACTTGCAAAGCTTCTCGACCATGCTGACTCTCATGTGACCACTGCTGTTCGTGGCACTGTTGGGCACATCGCTCCGGAGTATCTTTCAACTGGCCAATCTTCTGAGAAGACAGATGTGTTTGGGTTTGGCATTCTTTTGATAGAGCTAATTACTGGAATGCGAGCTCATGAACATGGGAAAACAACTAACCAAAAAGGCGCCATGCTTGAGTGG GTGAAAAAGATACAACAGGAAAAGAAAGTGGAATTGCTTGTGGACAGAGAGCTTGGCAACAACTATGATCAGATTGAAGTTGGGGAAATGTTACAAGTGGCTCTTCTTTGCACTCAGTATTTACCTGCTCACCGTCCCAAGATGTCGGAGGTGGTCCGAATGCTTGAAGGGGATGGCCTTGTTGAGAAATGGGCTGCTTCCCACACCCATAATGACTTAAATGTCAACCTCTTTCATTCACGGAACAGCTGCAAAAGTTCATACAATCCCACAAATGCATTGAAGAGTAATGGCAATGATCATTCAAGCATGTTAAGTTTGACATTGGACGACGACGACGAGGAGCGATCTTTAGACTCCTATGCCATGGAACTCTCCGGTCCAAGATAG